The region GGGGAGCCACCACCGAGACCTATCATCGCCCTTCCGTGAATGGAGTCTGGACACCCAAACCCTGCCTCGCCCTAAGGGAAGAAGTTTGCAGGCAGCTGCTCATTGCACAAAGTACTACTGGGAAACCAGACAAGCACGGAGCAAAGGAACTTCATTTGAGGTAGAAGCTCGGAGGTTTTTTCTGAGATAGGGTCAAGCCAACCCATTAACACGGTATCTACACACCATCCATCCTCGCCAATAGCAGGAAAACCACCCACTTAAACGAGCGCGTGAGCTGAAGGGTAGCAAACATTTAGCAGTGCTGTTTCTTGAATGCCCTCTATGTGTCATGCATCCAGATGATTCTGTTCAGGTGGATCTGGCTAAAGGAATGTTCATCTGTCCAGACACCCATGCCAGGCTTCCTGCTTCTACTCAGTTTCTTATGGAATCCCATGGGAAGCCCAGCGAATGGGCTTTTGGAGATCTCTGTCTGCGGGTCACAGAGagtggaaggaaaagagagggggATGAATTCATGACAAGGCTGAACTCAACCTGAGGGTGAGACCAGGGGCCCTTGACCTGGAGATAGTGGGCAGGTCTCCAGGGTCCATGAATGCTTGTCCTTGAATGTGAAAAATCAAGTGTTCATTTCCTACAGAAGGGATCCATGGCTTCCATCAGATTCTCAATGGTTATGGCTCCAAACAGGTGAAGAACTGCCATTTTGACAGTAGGTAGCTCAGCTTCCAGGAGATGGCAGACAGAGAGGAGCTTGGGGTTTTTTCCTTGACTTCCCTAGCGTTTcactggggggatgggggggagaaGTAAGATTTCCCATCTCTACTTCAGTTccagtattttccaaatggaGCTAAAATCACAGAATGTCAAGTCCCTTGCAGAGTCCTGTGTGGTAGAGAAATCTGGGCCCAAGTCCTGATGAGGCCATTTACTAGCAGGGACTTCACCTCGATGAGCTGATTCCCTCGTTGATAAAGGGAGGATAATAACATTCACAGTCACACCAACCCCTTTACAGTAGACGAAGCAATGAATGCAGAGAGCTTTCTACTTTCCTTCCCATTAGTAACCAAGGCCAGCATTATCCAGTCCTTCCTATTTGCCGTAACAGTGCTAAGTGCTTTTAGGTACTTTttatcacttaatcttcacaaaagcGCTGTAGAGTAGGTAtgactattattcccatttaattaaaacaaaacaaaaccaaccttGGGGTGGGCAGGAACTGAGCTCAAGAGCCTCCCCTTAACCCGAAgtcctgcctcccccaccccccctcccaccccgtccaCACACACCACCCGAGAAGCCGCCAAACAAAGCGCTCAGAGCACGCAGGCTCTTGCTACTGGGTGAcctggagaagggagggggaCACCTTACACGGAGCCCCCGGGACTTGTCCGGCCCGTGACAGACAACTCCGTCTGCTTAAACTCCTCGAAGAGCGCTTTCATCACAGCTCTCGCGACAAGCACCTGCTGATGTCGCCGCGCTTTCTTTTGCTCTACGTGACAGACGGATACGCGGAAGGTGGGCTGGTTCACAGGCCCGGTTTCAGGTCATCCCATGGTGATGAGCTGAGCCAGGAACGAGGAAGGTGGGGTTGTCTTTACAAACGAGAGGCAGCACTGGCCTAAGGAAACGACCCAGGCTAAGGACAGAAGCTACAGAAGCGTGACCAGAATCGTGAAGTTTTTAgaactgttatttatttctaatcacTCCTACTTCTTCAACCTGAGTGGCTGCATTACATCAAGGAAGGGGCCTCTGGTTCTATGGAGAAGGAAGTGAGTTCCCATTTCAGACTTCCTACGCTGCCAGGTGGTCCAGCAGGGCTGAGGGAGCTCGGGAAGGCTCCGGACTCGGGGCAGGCAGGCACGCAGAGGGGGCCCTGCCCTGTGGGATCCGCCTGGCTTCTGTGACAGAGAAGCAGAACTGCTGGCGTCACCCACCTGACTCCCTGCGTGCATTCCAGAGCTGGAAATGGGCTCATCAGAGTGAAAGGAACTTATTAAGACGAGCGCCACAATCTGGGCCTGAATGTTCCAATCAGCCAGGCGGAGGCGGCTGACCAAGCAAACGCTCCCTCCTGCTGCCACCGGGGTCATGAAGTCCCACACAGGAGCCTCGCGAGACAGCAGCTTCTGCTCCAACTTCGGAAAGAGGAAAAAGCAGCGCAGGGGCCTGGCTGCTTCCGCCTGGTCCAACCGCGCCCGGGCTGGATGGCAGCCCCCACGTCTCCACCGCTGCCTGCTGCAAGGACGGCGTGTGCTGGGGGCCGGCTGGCCGCGTCACTTGCTGGCCACAGCGGAGAGCTGGTCCCGGATGCGGCCCAGCCCGTCTAACATCGTGTCCAGGGTCTCCTTACTCAGCTCCACGGTGACAGCTGACATGGAGGGCTGCTCCCCACACAGACTGGCATCTTCCTGGATCTGAAAAGAGAACACTGCCCCAAAGTCAGAGCTGCCTCTCTTCGACCTGCAGTCCCTACCTACCCCGTTCTGGCAAAGCTCGGAAGAGAGGCTCTTTGCTCAGAGTCACGGAGAGGAGAGTCGCAGCCTGGAGGCACTCAGCAaatggggacagggagggagctgtCTCAGGGGCTCCGGGCAGGGGTCGGAGAAGCCAGGCTCACTCACCCTCCCGCCCCCAACTCCCTCTGGGCACTCGAGTGAGGAAACATCCTGGGTTCATGCTGGTACTTTAGGCCATGGGCTCTAGGGGTATGTAAGAATCCTCTGGGATGCAGGAAAAATATTACAACCTCTAGTTATatgtatttgtacttttttttttttttaaagtaagcctTAGTAATAGTTAAAAACTTAGTTGTTAGAGGCACcctctttcattttcttacaGCTGTTGAGTTTCTGGGTGTCTGGTGGTTAAGTAAATACAGCATTATGCTACCTAGTTTTAACTAAACAAACCCTAAAAATGGGTATGTGGCTTAAAAAGACTCCTGAAAATAACTGCGAAGTGAAGATAACACCAATGAAGAATGTGAACAATAAGATGAAGAACTGATACTTCTCCAACTGCTAATAGGAGCCCTTGTTCAGCACAGTACAAACAGCAACAGCCTCCTAAGATTGGACAAGAATTTGGAAAAGTATACCAAAATTCTCAAGAAGGCAATTGGAAATCTGAGTGCGTGCTTCTATCGTTAAAGCCAAACCTTCCTGTAAGCGTCTAAGACAACCTTTAGGTAtcagcaaattattttaaaatttatattttgtgtttgtcttattttaaaatttctagtttCGCCATATGTTTTATTATGACTGTGCTATGTTAATACACATATACTTTCTAAATAAACACTGCATTTTGGGGgtgctaaattttttttatttatggggTTGGAGATCCTAAAACTTGGGAGTCTGGCATTTCTGCTGGCCCGCAGGGGCGCCGAGTGCCTGCTGCCCCTCCTTTGCTTCTAGTGGGCATGAGAGCGGATGTACCTTCATCTGGAGCAGGCAGGTCGGGACGGCCATGCGGCTGATGCTGTCTGAGGAGGTTCTGATGTCCACCCTCCAGTCCAGGTCGACCAGGCGCGGCAGAGAGACTGTGTGGGGACAGCTCGGCTCAGTGCGCACGCCGCCTGCGTGACTAAGCCTTTCCTCGACGGCAGGCAGCTCCAAGGGCTGCACATGTGCAATGCATGGGATCCACACAGCAAGCCtctgagggagacagacagacagggccCAAGACCCCACAGCAAGCCCCGGGCCTTCCTTACCACTGATCGTGGCCCCTGCACTTAGTGCACATTCGTGGTGGTCAGCACCTCCAGGCTTCTGCCTGAACACCCAACCCTCCAGATGTCCGGACAGAATGAGGAATGATGCAGGTGGAGAAGAGGAGGCTGTGGCCGGAGTCTTAGGAAATGTGTAGCTTTGACAATAGCGGAGAGAGCTTTTGTTTGAGAGACACACAGACTTGGCTTGAATGTGGGTTCTACCACCTGTCtaacctctgagcctctgtttgctcacctgtgaaatggggatgatctCAGCCTAGctcacagggttgttgggaggactaaatgagttaatgcagGTAGAGTCTGTGGCACTGTGACCGGCGCAGAGTGAGTTTAGTGAACGTTTATCAAACACCCACTTTTATTCAATCTTTCACACTAATTTCAATTATGGTTAATTTGTTTTCCAATggaaatatagttattttaagtACTTCACTTTCTGCTTAGGATATTTGTTTCTTAACAACATGCCTCCATTATATTAGgtttataaccagaaaaaaaattaaaaagtggaattaaaaagaaatacttaacACTACTCGGTTTGGGATTAGGTTAATTCACTTTGACTTTAGTTAAAAACTCTGGTAGATTTagggctggagctggggaggagggggagggaggaagaggcaggTTTCTCGGTACTCACTCTGATTTGTTTGGGCTTCAGCTCTCCAAGTAGGTCTGTTTAAGAgggaaagataagaaaaatataatggaaaagggATGCAAATTGAGTCTTCTGATAATGAGGCCCATGGGCCTGGGCCTCTGCTCCTTCTGTGATCTTAAAACCTATAATCACCTCCTGACATGAAAGGACCACAGAAACGCCTCCCTCCAAGAagcagttttttgtttgcttgttttacaaAACTGAGTGATGTTAAGGCCATAGGCGCTGTTAGTTTTCATGGCTTAGGAAAAGCAAGAAAACGCTAAATGCACTGTAACCGTGCTATTGTTCTCAGAGACAAAACAGAAAAGGTCAACTTATCCCctttttactgagcatctactacgcAGAGTACGGCATCTTACGCAAAACACATCTAAACAGACGTGTCTGATGCTACACACATCACGCCATAGTGAGATGCCGAGCAGAGTCAGAGTAAACTGTGGTCACGCAACAGAAAGTTtctaaataaacaacaaaacccTTGGGAAGTAAGCATCATCAGTTATTACTATCAGAGAGGTCTCTTCAAGCCTGCTGCTAACCAGCAGTTAATCCGTTCTGCTTAAATTGTATGTATCTAAAAGGATTTGCCCAGCTAgaaaatgtacagaaaattcacaaaagaataaaaatgaccaATAACGTGAAAAAGATATTTGACATCACTAGTACCAAAGATATATAAACTGAAATGAGGTACCATTTGCCATTTGTGAAACtgggaataaaaagtaaaaaaacaaaacaaaacaaaacaccctcaGTGCTGGTGATGGTGTGGGGAGAGTGGCACATCAATGTCCTCCTGGTGGAGTAGCTGGTGCAATCTTTCCGATGGCGGACTCGATAATAAAAAGCCAAAGCCTCAATACCACCATTTACCAGTCaggaaataaggaagcacaaTGTGGGCAAAGGTTCCACCATAAATTGTTCACTGCAGTGAAAACTGCCAATAGCCTAAATGTCCAACCCTAAGGAATTTATTAACTAAATTACACATAATTTCTTCATGTAATGGAATATATTTAGCCATTAAGAATGATATTGAAGGTAAATATTTATCGACCTAAAATATCATTAATGTTAATACTGTTAAATGAAAACAAGCAAGTTATAAAACAGCATGATCCCATtgtgttaaaaacaaaagcaaaaccaaccCCTCTAtgtataaatggaaaaaataaaccagTCTTAAAAGGTTTCCCATTAAGGAATTAACACTGCTAACCCTCTGGGTGGTGGGATTAtggtttccttccttttgcttacCTGTGCTTGCTTTTCAAGAATAAGCATATTTTTTCCAGAACAGGAATAAAAAATACAAGCATTACAAGAAACTCCCAAGAAATAAGCACTTACACGTGTTCTAGGATGATTTTTGTCAGCAGGTTTTTGAGGTTTTGGTGGAAATTTTCAGGAAAGAGTGCCAGAATCGCCTCGGCGGAGGACAGGTCACGGAACACCACTAGCCTGGTGAGGCGGTGCAgagcctggagcagctgcaggaTAGACGGGGAGCCCTGGGTGGTGAGGGGCAGTGGGATAGGGGACAGGGCTCTATCTCCCATGCTGGGAAGAGGGCCTGCCACAGACCACCACCGTCGTTCAAACTGAATCCCAGGAGTCCGGAGGCCCCTGGTGCAGATGCGGATGCTCACGTGCCTCGGCCCGCCTCCAAGTTCACCTGTTGCTTAGAAGACATGTAGCTGCCTGACCGAGGATGCTGTCAACCTGCCAGAAAGTCTCTGCTTGTGGGCAAAGGGTTAATAAATCCCCTTCCTTGTGCACGGACTCTGACCTTAAGCTAACTTTCTAGCCTGTTCCCCTCTTAATGTGAGAGAAGCGGAAAGTCAGCGGTGTTACTAGACAGCGCTGCACCAGTCCCCTGCCTCTGGACCGCGAGGGCTGCAGAAACACCAGGGCCCGCGGCTTGGGCAACCGAGTGTGGCTGCATGGTCTGTGCCAGCACCCAAAGCCGTGCTTACTGAACTGCTGCCAGAGGTACTGGCTCCTGGGGAGTTGGGGCTTTTCACCCAGGCTGGTGGACTGTCACGTCCTTGCCCCTAGGCTGTCACCTGGTGGGGCGAGGAAAAGTAAATCTGCTGCTCAGCTGAACAGAACAGGACTCTCTGGAGGTAACTTCCTCCTCTTTAGGACTTTCCCAGATGCCACGGGAGGTTGCTCAgctcagaaaagcacaacccaGAGGCGAGGGGACGTTAAGCCTCTACTGGTGAAGGGTGGGAGTGAGTGGATAAATGCCCCAACCTCCCTGCCTTCCAGGGTGACAGTGCTGGGGCATTTATCCACGTGGTTTCTTACAGGATCCCAACTGCAGATGCCCACAGCGGTGACCGCTCACTAACATATCCTTCTACTGGCTTGTCTCTCTTCCCGGTCCGGTGCTTTCTAGAATCACCTCCCAAGTAACTACCAGCAGCCAAGTTGTTGCCTCAGGGTCTACTTTTGAGGAACCCAAACTAAGACTCCAACTCACTTTCATAACCTTGCTGCTGCCTCTCACTTCAATGAGCCAAGCTccagattaaaaaataacaacaacagcacagGTCTGCTTGGATGAATTACTGTTTTAGAAACATAGTTGCCATGGAAAGATAAGGCTGTGAGTGCTACATACATCCTTGTCCTCTTGGCCACCTGAGATCAGGTGAGGTCCAGCAGTACCTCCTCCCTAATCATACTCAGGCCTCACAGCTTCTGCCCAACCATCCCTGAAAAGTCTGCCTAAGCTATCCAGCCAACAATTCATCAGCACCGGTAAGTTACAGGCTGGGAAAGAAAATCATAGCAAGGTTGGCTTTTGTCCATACTGTCTAGGTAACAAGTCTGAAAAGGAAATGGTCAGGATCTCCGATTCTGGGTATACTTTTCCCATCCACGCCTCACTTATCATAAGGAAGTGAAGGTTCAAAGACAATGGCTTTTAAGTTCactaacattaaaaaagaaaaaagcatctaTTTTAAGTTTGCTATAATGTCAACAGACACTTCAGGGGAAAAATTCCCTTGGATGCGGCAACAACTGGGAAGTCAAGGAAGAGACTAATGAGCCGAGAAGCCAGGGGCCAGAGGTCACTTCTGACCCCACTTACTTGTTCTGCCTCCTCCTGGGTCACAGACAAGCTGGAACACGTAACATCCAAGAGCTTTTTCGAGCCAAGGGCTGAACTGGAAAAGCTCTCTTGGCACAGCTGTCTGACAACATCTTTCGAGGAGGCCTATAAATTCacagatggaaaaaaacaaaacaagcaacaaACTCAGACTCTGAAAATACACTGTCTCCGTCATGGTGTGACACCTAAGAGGTGCGTAGGACACTTCCATTTCTGGGAAGATGACATAGATGTACTTTTCCCTATTTTTCCTGCTAAACGCAACTACATTCCCTGGGCACTTTATACAAAACAAATGTAAGACGACTCTgaaaggggagaagagaagaCAGACCTGCTACGGACCTCATGACAAAGGAATGACGTGGCCATATTACGTTCCGAGCCTCTGGCACttatttaaatcttctatttTAGCTGGCTTTCTCTGACACTGCTCAGGTGGCAGGGGGAGcatggtggggctgggggtggttgCTTCATTACTACCAAATGCAGACAGAAGTCCAGCTCCCCTACTTGGCTCCTGCTCACACCCAAAAGTAGGGGTTCCTTGTACCTACTGGGCAGGGGTGGAAGTTCTGGCTCCAGTAGTTTCCACTAATACCGTGGGGTGGCGGAACTTGTTACCAGCTCGTGGGGATGGAGGTCCAGCTCCCTACTTGGCCTTCTCTGACACCGCCCTGAGGGAGGTGTTCCCTCTCAGACTTTGTTGACGTACAGTGGAGCGCGGCCACAGTGTTTTCAGTGGTGTTTTGGTGGAGTAGAGCAgttattgtctaaaagttttctgtcttccTAAGCCGCCCCTCTCTTGGTCTTTGGCTAGAGAGAGCAAGTATTTGttggagtttgtttgttttcacccaCTGGCATTCTGGGTGGCCCTGTTCTTCAGCTCGAAGTCTGGGATATATGAACAAAAAGAAGAGCCACTGTCCGACGTGGCTGTAAATGTatatagaggaaatatttaagacaattatattataaataaggGTAGGACGATAAAGGGATGACTTCACTCTAACTGGTAAAATGATGACACTGATATGTCACTGAGATTGTGATGTAAATGTAATAAGTTGAACAACCACTATAAGAGTtataaagagaaatgaattttaaaacactacagataaatcaaaatggaattccaAAAAATGTTCAATTGATCAAATAAGCCACAGGAAGGCAgtaaaagtaaagaaacaaaaaataaataaaagaacaaatagaaaacaaaaaataaaatggcaaacttAAGTTCTAATATTTCAATAATTACATTGGCTGTAAGtggtctaaatataccaattaaaagacagaaattggcTGAGTGTATTATAAAATATGACTCAGTTAAatgctatctacaagaaactCCCTTCAAATATAATGACAGAGAcagattaaaaggaaaagaatggaaaaagatagatCATGCAAACATTAATCAGGAAAgcaagagtggctatattaatatcagataaagtagacttcacaGCAGAGAAAACtac is a window of Eschrichtius robustus isolate mEscRob2 chromosome 11, mEscRob2.pri, whole genome shotgun sequence DNA encoding:
- the COMMD9 gene encoding COMM domain-containing protein 9 isoform X1, which gives rise to MAALTAEVFAALQSLLKASSKDVVRQLCQESFSSSALGSKKLLDVTCSSLSVTQEEAEQLLQALHRLTRLVVFRDLSSAEAILALFPENFHQNLKNLLTKIILEHVPTWRAEAQTNQISLPRLVDLDWRVDIRTSSDSISRMAVPTCLLQMKIQEDASLCGEQPSMSAVTVELSKETLDTMLDGLGRIRDQLSAVASK
- the COMMD9 gene encoding COMM domain-containing protein 9 isoform X2, translated to MAALTAEVFAALQSLLKLLQALHRLTRLVVFRDLSSAEAILALFPENFHQNLKNLLTKIILEHVPTWRAEAQTNQISLPRLVDLDWRVDIRTSSDSISRMAVPTCLLQMKIQEDASLCGEQPSMSAVTVELSKETLDTMLDGLGRIRDQLSAVASK